CCTCCTCGTAAAGGCTGGACATACGAAGACAAAAGTGCGGACGCGCGTGGCGCGCCCGCACTTTTTTTGTGCCCCAGCCCACCGACCCGGCCCTTCCTCAATCTGTTGTTGCCGCCTCGCGGAGGCGGAGAGCGTGGACCTTCCGTGTTATCCGCGGGCTGCTTTTTTAAGAGCGGCTGGGAGCGCCTGTAGAAGTGGGAAAATATATAGCCCAGGAACCCTTTGCCAAAGTAGCTTGAGCGGAGTTCGGGGCAGGGCAGGGCCCTCCGGTGACCTTAAGAAGACTGCCTATATGCAAATTATCATTCATCTCAGGCCTTGGGCGTGCTAGGTGAGATGTGTATGGCCGCAACCGTGCCGGAGGAGGGCGAATGAGTCAGACGGATATCCTGTTGGAAACTGGGACCAATGAGCTTGAAATCATAGAGTTCTTCATTGACGAGGTCACCCCCGAGGGGGTGGAGCGGCAGTATTTCGGCGTGAACGTGGCCAAGGTGCTTGAGGTCGTGGAGGCCCCGGCAGGGCTGGAGGGTTCCGAGGCGGCGGCGCACCCGAGTTTTTTGGGCACCATCCCGCTGCGCGACCTGATCCTGCCGGTGGTGGATCTGAGCGTGTGGCTGGACATTGAACGTTCGCCCGCCGAGAACGAGCCGATCATCGTCACCGAGTTCAACGCGATGATTACCGGCTTCCTGGTCTCCGGCGTGACGCAGATCCACCGGGTGTTCTGGGCCGACGTGGAACCGCCGAGCAAATATTTCTCCGCCATGGAGAGCAATTGCATCACCGGGACGGTGAAGATCAACGACCGGTTCGTGCTCATGCTCGACCTGGAGCAGGTCCTGGCCGATCTGGATGAGTCGGGCCAAACTCAGGCCAACCTGAGCACCGTGGTTTCAGACCAGCGATACCGGGCTCTGGTCGCGGACGATTCCACCTCGGTGCGGCAATTGCTGGAAAACAATTTCAGCCAGGCGAATTTCGAGGTCACCATGGTCCGTGACGGCGCCGAGGCGTGGGCCCTTCTGGATGAGATAAAGATCAAGTGCCAGGCCGAAGGCAAGAGTCCGCTCGATTACCTGGATGCGGTCGTCTCGGACGTGGAGATGCCGCAGATGGACGGCTACACCCTGACCCGTCAGATCAAGGAGGACCCGATTCTCAAGGTCCTTCCCGTAGTCCTTTTCTCCTCACTCATCTCCAAGTCCGTGTTGCACAAGGGCAAGGCGGTCATGGCCGACGAGCAGGTCACCAAGCCGGAATTCCACGGTCTGACCGAGAAGGTTCTCAACCTGATCCGTGGCTGGGAACGACCGGGAGTTTCCGCCTAGGCAGTCACCTCGTCCAACTGCTTGCGCAGGGTGGACACGCCGCAGGAGTGGTGCATGTAGACCGGAACATCCTTGCCGCGAACCGCGTCGAGGACATCCTTGCGCGCCTTGTGGGACACCTTGTTGGTGAACATGACCACGAAGTCCACCTGGCCCAGCGCCTTGGAGATTTTGCGCTCCTTGCCGGTGAAGTGCTTCAGTTTGATCCCACTCCGCTTTGCTTCAGTGACATATTCCTGCTTCAGTCGGTCCATTCCGCCAATTAACGCTGCGCACATAGTCTTGTCCTTTGTTTTGAAATTGAAAATCGTTTTCAATTAATACAAAGGGCCGTCGGTCCTGTCAACAGCGGAATTGTATTTAATCCAAATGT
The sequence above is a segment of the uncultured Pseudodesulfovibrio sp. genome. Coding sequences within it:
- a CDS encoding chemotaxis protein: MSQTDILLETGTNELEIIEFFIDEVTPEGVERQYFGVNVAKVLEVVEAPAGLEGSEAAAHPSFLGTIPLRDLILPVVDLSVWLDIERSPAENEPIIVTEFNAMITGFLVSGVTQIHRVFWADVEPPSKYFSAMESNCITGTVKINDRFVLMLDLEQVLADLDESGQTQANLSTVVSDQRYRALVADDSTSVRQLLENNFSQANFEVTMVRDGAEAWALLDEIKIKCQAEGKSPLDYLDAVVSDVEMPQMDGYTLTRQIKEDPILKVLPVVLFSSLISKSVLHKGKAVMADEQVTKPEFHGLTEKVLNLIRGWERPGVSA
- a CDS encoding DUF2325 domain-containing protein — encoded protein: MCAALIGGMDRLKQEYVTEAKRSGIKLKHFTGKERKISKALGQVDFVVMFTNKVSHKARKDVLDAVRGKDVPVYMHHSCGVSTLRKQLDEVTA